In the Euphorbia lathyris chromosome 5, ddEupLath1.1, whole genome shotgun sequence genome, one interval contains:
- the LOC136229099 gene encoding B3 domain-containing protein_Os12g40080-like: protein MASAPKSTMTFIKLLVLVFEFATRIKLPGLLVKMFKEMIPKLCTLRSHTGKSCEVSIERKINDYFFRQGWDKFLKENKLQEGDVLVFNLVDETTFEVFAYGATCCLKEPQIQIQIPTSESENISSKPEVSARITGLFQSNRSIK, encoded by the exons ATGGCTTCAGCACCCAAATCCACCATGACATTCATCAAGTTATTGGTTTTGGTTTTCGAATTCGCTACAAGAATT AAACTACCTGGTTTGTTGGTGAAAATGTTCAAGGAAATGATCCCCAAATTATGCACACTGAGATCTCACACAGGGAAATCTTGTGAGGTATCAATAGAAAGGAAGATCAACGACTATTTCTTTAGGCAAGGATGGGATAAGTTTTTGAAAGAAAACAAATTGCAAGAGGGTGATGTTCTAGTTTTCAATCTCGTTGATGAAACAACTTTTGAAGTTTTCGCATATGGGGCTACTTGCTGTTTGAAGGAAcctcaaattcaaattcaaattcctACTTCTGAGAGTGAAAACATCTCTTCTAAACCTGAAGTTTCTGCGAGAATCACTG